The proteins below are encoded in one region of Segatella copri:
- a CDS encoding DUF6078 family protein — translation MELNLNDPAFIKSLVDYHWMYCFNADCPRAAECIRFISAKFKPDDVTAGNAVYPDANLHASCSHFMRVYQFKAAWGFSHLYDQVKHVEMQTIKYRIMDVLGNRTTYYRVHRGEKHLTPEMQEQVKKVFAEYGYGEPAYDHYAEEIGFVYE, via the coding sequence ATGGAATTAAATCTTAATGATCCAGCGTTTATCAAAAGTCTGGTAGATTATCATTGGATGTACTGCTTCAATGCCGATTGTCCTCGGGCAGCAGAATGCATCCGATTCATCTCGGCAAAGTTCAAACCCGATGATGTTACTGCCGGAAATGCTGTTTATCCCGATGCTAACCTCCATGCATCTTGTTCTCATTTCATGCGTGTGTACCAGTTCAAGGCAGCATGGGGATTTTCCCATCTCTACGACCAGGTAAAACATGTCGAAATGCAGACTATCAAGTACCGCATCATGGATGTTCTGGGCAACCGTACTACCTATTATCGTGTACATCGGGGGGAGAAACATCTTACGCCGGAAATGCAGGAGCAGGTGAAGAAGGTCTTTGCTGAATATGGTTATGGGGAACCTGCCTATGATCATTATGCAGAAGAAATCGGATTCGTTTACGAATAA
- a CDS encoding ATP-binding protein has translation MKRKIYSQLLEWKSDDNGQNALLIDGARRVGKSYIVEEFAKNEYESYILIDFNNTMQQVLDLFRDYLYDLDTFFMYLQLYFNVKLTARKSLIIFDEVQAFPEARAAIKYLVKDGRYDYIETGSLVSINKNVKNIMIPSEEIRINMYPMDFEEFLWAMDEEAIMQLIKNQFAKLKPLGLDMHRKAMTLFRQYMIVGGMPKAVDTYVKTRDFTKVDTIKRAIISLYRNDIQKYAEGNEVRVTSIFDLIPSQLQKHEKKFRLSEIKAGARMREYEGAFFWLNEAMVANICYGATEPNIGLNLKLENSSLKCYMADTGLLISMAFDENRIMQESLYKKLMMDKLEVNEGMLVENIVAQMLKAKGHKLFFYSNYSREAEDRMEIDFLIAKPSITSKHNISPIEVKSTNRYTISSLEKCVRKYKNYLSTPYVIHTSDLAEKDGIVYLPLYMTPLL, from the coding sequence ATGAAACGTAAAATCTATAGTCAATTATTAGAATGGAAATCAGACGACAATGGGCAGAATGCATTGCTCATTGATGGGGCACGACGTGTCGGTAAAAGCTATATCGTAGAGGAATTTGCCAAGAACGAATACGAATCGTATATCTTGATAGACTTCAACAATACGATGCAGCAAGTATTAGATCTGTTTAGGGACTACCTATATGATCTTGATACTTTCTTTATGTACTTGCAACTCTACTTCAATGTAAAATTAACAGCGCGCAAGTCGCTCATCATCTTCGATGAAGTACAGGCTTTTCCTGAAGCGAGAGCCGCCATCAAGTATCTTGTCAAAGATGGACGATACGACTATATTGAAACAGGTTCACTTGTTTCCATCAACAAGAATGTAAAAAACATCATGATTCCATCCGAAGAGATTAGAATCAACATGTATCCGATGGATTTTGAAGAATTTCTTTGGGCAATGGACGAAGAGGCAATCATGCAACTCATCAAAAACCAATTTGCCAAGCTTAAGCCTCTTGGCCTCGACATGCATCGCAAGGCTATGACCTTATTCCGTCAATATATGATAGTAGGAGGCATGCCTAAGGCTGTAGATACCTATGTAAAGACTCGCGATTTTACAAAAGTTGATACAATAAAACGTGCGATAATAAGCCTGTATCGAAATGATATTCAGAAATACGCAGAAGGCAACGAGGTAAGAGTGACGAGCATCTTTGATCTGATTCCAAGCCAACTTCAGAAACACGAGAAGAAATTCCGCCTGTCTGAAATAAAGGCTGGTGCCAGAATGCGTGAATACGAGGGTGCTTTCTTTTGGCTGAACGAAGCTATGGTTGCAAATATCTGCTACGGAGCAACAGAGCCAAACATCGGGCTTAATCTCAAGTTGGAAAACTCGAGCTTGAAATGTTACATGGCAGATACAGGTTTGCTAATCAGTATGGCTTTTGACGAGAATCGAATCATGCAGGAATCACTTTACAAGAAACTGATGATGGACAAGCTGGAAGTAAACGAAGGGATGCTTGTAGAGAATATCGTAGCACAGATGTTGAAGGCAAAGGGGCACAAGCTGTTTTTCTATTCCAACTATTCACGTGAGGCAGAAGACAGAATGGAAATCGACTTTCTGATAGCGAAGCCTTCGATTACGAGCAAGCACAACATCTCGCCAATAGAGGTAAAGTCTACCAATCGTTATACCATTTCATCTTTGGAAAAGTGTGTCAGAAAGTACAAGAATTACCTATCGACTCCTTACGTCATTCACACCTCAGACTTAGCGGAAAAAGATGGGATAGTATATCTGCCACTCTATATGACACCCCTGCTATAA
- a CDS encoding LytR/AlgR family response regulator transcription factor, producing the protein MQDRIKVVIVDDEPQSIHRLQDDLATLEDFEVIATSSSAVSAKNLVMSIQPDVLFIDVEMPGQTGFEVLQSLRDEIPMELIVVFYSAFDKYMIDALRASAFDFLLKPYQQDEFELVVDRIRQKMKDGDDVDEDASSVPESSSCSSESVLASQKAQDFSGMNGMLGTAAKRLAIQTISGLLMLKPDDVFSCTFDEATHLWQLKLSNGQVYKLKRQVTAKTILSMSPSLAQVRQDCIINLDYLLCIENYTLRCIFSPPFDHEEITVSRRCYKAVKDQLEIL; encoded by the coding sequence ATGCAAGATAGAATTAAGGTTGTGATTGTGGACGATGAACCACAGAGCATCCACAGGTTACAGGATGATTTGGCAACTCTGGAAGATTTTGAGGTGATTGCCACATCCTCTTCGGCGGTATCGGCAAAGAATCTGGTGATGAGCATACAGCCCGATGTGCTGTTCATCGATGTTGAAATGCCTGGACAGACGGGTTTTGAGGTGTTGCAATCTCTGAGAGATGAAATTCCGATGGAACTTATCGTAGTATTTTACAGCGCCTTCGATAAGTATATGATTGATGCGCTCAGAGCCTCTGCCTTCGATTTCCTGTTGAAACCTTATCAGCAGGATGAGTTTGAACTGGTGGTAGACCGAATCCGGCAGAAAATGAAAGATGGAGATGATGTGGATGAAGATGCTTCTTCCGTTCCAGAGTCCTCTTCCTGTTCTTCTGAATCAGTCTTGGCTTCTCAGAAGGCTCAGGATTTTTCGGGAATGAATGGGATGCTGGGAACAGCAGCCAAGCGTCTTGCCATTCAGACCATTTCGGGTTTATTGATGTTGAAGCCCGATGATGTGTTCAGTTGCACTTTTGATGAGGCTACTCATCTTTGGCAGTTGAAGTTGTCGAATGGGCAGGTTTATAAATTGAAGAGGCAGGTCACGGCAAAGACCATCCTTTCCATGTCGCCTTCTCTGGCTCAGGTTCGTCAGGATTGCATCATCAATCTCGATTATCTTCTCTGCATTGAGAACTATACGCTCCGCTGCATTTTTTCTCCTCCCTTCGACCATGAGGAAATCACGGTTTCCCGCCGCTGCTATAAGGCGGTAAAGGATCAGTTGGAGATATTGTAG
- a CDS encoding tetratricopeptide repeat protein, with protein MTMQIKNGLCLLWLFVLMLLFAACSHRQKGDESWHKDIDEFVSGHQSLMQSHPDSMIMLIRNFKCEGNPDKSDQWKKLLIAKCYYMKGADAQCQSLIDSVNAYCKQTPDNRILSCADNLQGILLLVSGKRKEALNYYEKAYHEIMNLDSCGEAIDVCINIADASRQMGKLADASSWYRRAYFLADSLNQHEAQNSILSGLGQVYNDLQNYQLAHHYFQKAERLYPPKNPKDVHFFYNSWGNVYSSQEKPAEALKCFLKAQKATRQMEQPLATAIVDANLGQTYLELNRLDSAQKYLTLTTKFFFAQPSMQSDVQFYVDGLNASLALKQDSLAKATEILNKPYDLSKMSPNYLYLYHKGLAALCERKGQYAKALQYQKLMNQYDDSLRNATMVSNVQENELRFKQDTAIVRRDLSLSTTQAEVRSFRVILLLIIGLLVMSVLALIAFLRYKWLRSKHQHHEEMNRMMALKMENVRNRFSPHFVFNVLNIFVSNLPKGVNVKPLQLLIQVLRAYLLSCDKMAVSLEEELQMVTSYSTLRHETNPFLPMPQFHVAKDVDMKLMLPSMIIQIPVENALKHAFVGMKETEDKPLLDVNIWVEDDMLRIDVTDNGCGVSGTVGKKKKNCAASTGTGLRILNSTIEMLNASNERKMFFKMQSNRGASEEEGGTRNRGICVSIGVPCNYDYNVFK; from the coding sequence ATGACGATGCAGATTAAGAACGGACTGTGCCTTCTGTGGTTATTCGTTCTGATGCTGCTGTTTGCCGCTTGTTCTCATCGGCAGAAGGGTGATGAGTCGTGGCATAAAGATATCGATGAATTTGTGTCCGGTCACCAATCTCTCATGCAGAGTCATCCTGATTCGATGATCATGCTGATAAGAAATTTCAAATGTGAAGGTAATCCCGATAAAAGCGATCAATGGAAAAAATTATTAATAGCTAAATGTTATTATATGAAGGGGGCTGATGCCCAATGCCAGTCGTTGATAGATTCGGTTAACGCTTATTGCAAACAAACTCCTGACAACAGAATTCTTTCTTGTGCTGATAATCTGCAAGGCATACTTTTGCTGGTTTCCGGCAAGAGGAAGGAGGCTTTGAATTATTATGAGAAAGCTTATCATGAAATCATGAACCTTGACAGTTGCGGCGAGGCGATTGATGTATGTATCAATATTGCCGATGCGTCCAGACAGATGGGTAAGCTGGCGGATGCTTCTTCCTGGTATCGCCGTGCCTATTTCCTGGCAGATTCTCTGAATCAGCATGAAGCCCAGAACAGTATTCTCTCAGGACTGGGACAGGTTTATAATGATTTGCAGAACTATCAGCTGGCGCATCATTATTTCCAGAAGGCTGAACGCCTGTATCCGCCAAAGAATCCGAAAGATGTTCATTTCTTTTACAACAGTTGGGGAAATGTGTACAGCAGTCAGGAAAAACCGGCTGAGGCTCTGAAATGCTTCCTGAAAGCTCAAAAGGCTACACGGCAGATGGAACAGCCCCTGGCGACGGCTATTGTTGATGCTAATCTCGGACAGACTTATCTGGAACTCAACCGGTTGGATTCTGCACAGAAATATCTGACTCTTACCACGAAATTCTTCTTTGCCCAGCCCTCCATGCAGAGCGATGTGCAATTCTATGTGGATGGGTTGAATGCATCTCTGGCTCTGAAGCAGGATAGTCTGGCGAAGGCTACCGAGATTTTGAACAAGCCATACGATCTCTCCAAGATGTCGCCTAATTATCTTTACCTTTATCATAAGGGACTGGCGGCTCTTTGTGAGCGCAAGGGACAATATGCCAAGGCTCTGCAATATCAGAAACTGATGAATCAGTACGACGATTCGCTCCGTAACGCTACGATGGTTTCGAATGTTCAGGAGAATGAATTGAGATTCAAGCAGGATACGGCCATCGTTCGCCGTGATTTATCCCTTAGCACCACGCAAGCAGAGGTAAGATCCTTTAGAGTCATCCTGCTCCTGATTATCGGCTTGCTGGTAATGAGCGTGTTGGCTCTCATCGCTTTCCTCCGTTACAAATGGTTGCGCAGCAAGCATCAGCATCATGAGGAGATGAACCGGATGATGGCTCTGAAGATGGAGAATGTGCGCAATCGTTTCTCGCCTCATTTTGTATTTAATGTGCTCAATATCTTCGTATCTAATCTTCCGAAGGGGGTTAATGTCAAACCGCTTCAGCTCCTGATACAGGTACTGCGTGCCTACTTGCTTTCTTGCGATAAGATGGCGGTAAGTTTGGAAGAGGAACTGCAGATGGTGACGAGCTATTCTACTCTTCGCCATGAAACCAATCCGTTCCTTCCGATGCCTCAGTTCCATGTTGCCAAGGATGTGGATATGAAGCTCATGCTGCCGTCTATGATTATCCAGATTCCTGTAGAGAATGCTTTGAAACATGCTTTTGTGGGAATGAAAGAGACGGAAGATAAGCCTTTGCTGGATGTAAACATCTGGGTTGAGGACGATATGCTCCGCATAGATGTTACAGACAACGGATGTGGAGTTTCGGGTACCGTTGGCAAGAAAAAGAAAAATTGTGCTGCCAGTACGGGAACCGGATTGAGAATTCTGAACAGTACCATCGAAATGCTTAATGCAAGCAACGAACGCAAGATGTTTTTCAAGATGCAGAGCAACAGAGGAGCATCAGAAGAGGAGGGTGGTACCAGGAATAGAGGAATATGTGTAAGTATCGGAGTTCCATGTAATTACGATTATAATGTCTTTAAGTAA
- a CDS encoding RluA family pseudouridine synthase, whose translation MNNPFSYEPHPLCIEACKELQAELSQRNDWREEIDRGKMFGILIVEADNGKIGYLRAYSGQIGGRSDWEGFVPAVFDYLQPDGYFKVHEAEISEMNQQIRQFEANETLIKAKNLIDDLQQKRQEVIANYQTKIKEAKEMRDARRQEALSAGTPLSEEEEKAMIKESQFMKAELKRLKKSINEKTAYETLYENYEKDLKSAKQLRKQLSEELQQWLFSKFQMLNAEGETKDLLEIFKDEAIKIPPAGSGECCEPKLLQYAYQHGYKPLQMAMFWWGESPKEEIRHHLLFYPACNGKCKPILHWMLPKTVFETQQTETTIYNKVETLYEDRELAVIYKPEGLLSVPGKDAAQPSVYALMRRKYQEATGPLIVHRLDMATSGLMIIAKTEFAYHRLQKEFLNHRVQKKYVAIVCGKDKESCNRILKEAEGGRGYISLPLIADFLDRPRQMVNREQGKEAITEYEVLERIDDTHLRLALYPKTGRTHQLRVHCAHQEGLNAPIIGDPLYGNEPATRLHLHAEEITFEHPMTGKKMTITRKADF comes from the coding sequence ATGAACAATCCATTCAGCTACGAACCTCATCCGCTCTGCATCGAAGCATGCAAGGAGCTGCAAGCTGAACTCTCACAGCGAAACGACTGGCGGGAGGAAATAGACCGTGGAAAGATGTTCGGCATACTTATCGTAGAAGCCGACAATGGTAAGATTGGCTATCTGAGAGCTTATAGCGGACAGATTGGCGGCAGAAGCGACTGGGAAGGTTTTGTGCCAGCCGTTTTCGATTATCTTCAACCCGACGGATATTTCAAGGTACATGAGGCTGAGATTTCGGAAATGAACCAGCAAATCAGACAGTTTGAAGCCAACGAAACCCTGATAAAGGCGAAAAACCTGATTGATGATTTGCAGCAAAAGCGCCAGGAAGTTATCGCAAACTATCAGACAAAGATAAAAGAAGCAAAGGAAATGCGAGATGCAAGGCGCCAGGAAGCCCTTTCGGCAGGAACGCCCCTGAGCGAAGAAGAGGAGAAAGCGATGATAAAAGAGAGCCAGTTTATGAAGGCAGAACTGAAGAGGCTGAAAAAGTCGATAAACGAAAAGACGGCGTACGAAACGCTATATGAAAACTACGAAAAGGATTTGAAAAGTGCGAAACAGCTCCGCAAACAGTTATCTGAAGAACTTCAGCAATGGCTGTTTTCGAAATTCCAGATGCTGAATGCGGAAGGAGAAACCAAGGACCTGCTGGAGATTTTCAAGGACGAGGCGATTAAGATTCCACCTGCCGGAAGTGGAGAATGCTGCGAGCCGAAACTCCTGCAATACGCTTACCAGCATGGCTACAAGCCTCTGCAGATGGCTATGTTCTGGTGGGGAGAGAGTCCGAAAGAAGAAATCAGACATCATCTTCTGTTTTATCCTGCCTGCAACGGAAAATGCAAACCGATACTACATTGGATGCTGCCTAAAACAGTCTTTGAAACCCAACAGACCGAAACTACTATATATAATAAGGTGGAAACGCTCTACGAAGACCGTGAACTGGCAGTCATCTATAAGCCCGAAGGTTTACTCTCGGTTCCCGGGAAAGATGCAGCCCAGCCTTCCGTCTACGCTCTGATGCGCAGGAAATATCAGGAAGCTACTGGTCCGCTCATCGTCCACCGTCTGGACATGGCAACAAGCGGACTGATGATTATTGCCAAGACCGAGTTTGCCTATCATCGCCTGCAGAAGGAGTTTCTGAATCATCGGGTTCAGAAGAAGTACGTAGCCATCGTTTGCGGAAAAGACAAGGAATCGTGCAACCGGATTCTGAAAGAAGCTGAAGGCGGAAGAGGTTACATCTCGCTCCCCCTGATAGCAGATTTCCTAGACCGTCCACGCCAGATGGTAAACCGCGAACAGGGCAAGGAAGCCATTACAGAATACGAGGTTCTAGAGCGTATTGACGATACCCATCTTCGCCTGGCGCTTTATCCTAAAACGGGCAGGACGCACCAGCTGAGAGTGCATTGTGCTCATCAGGAAGGTCTGAATGCCCCTATCATCGGCGATCCGCTCTACGGCAACGAGCCGGCAACAAGACTGCATCTTCATGCAGAGGAAATCACATTTGAGCACCCGATGACGGGAAAGAAGATGACTATAACAAGAAAGGCTGATTTCTAA
- a CDS encoding putative transporter yields the protein MWFDNLINVHSAVQGIVILSLICTLGLALGKIHVKGISLGIAFVFFVGIIAGHLGLSIDQNMLEFAESFGLTMFVYVLGLYVGPNFFGSMRHEGISLNLWSLAVILVGTLFSLGLCWILPISLPDMMGILCGATTNTPALGAAQQALQQLGLPSEGAALGCAVTYPLGVVGVILAMMLLRKLFVKPEDLEIRNNDDDDHTSIGQYVIVNPALNGNTIAEITMMTHRKFIISRVWRGEQVIVPQADTVLHTNDNVLVVTNKEEVSAMQILFGKKVDKEWNNDKVDWNAIDAKVESRIIVVTRPGLNGKRLGSLQMRNSYGVNVSRVLRGDIRLLATDDLRLQYGDRLTVVGDPTSIDHVEQFLGNAVKTLNEPNLGAIFLGIILGLAVGTVPLDIPGMTAPVRLGIAGGPIVMGILIGALGPRVHFISYMTRSAGLMLRELGLALYLGCLGLAAGGQFFETVVRPEGLMWVGIGFLITVVPVVIVGLIILKTKKYDFGSICGILCGSMANPMALTYANETLDGDTPSISYATVYPLGMFIRVVIAQVIVMFFV from the coding sequence ATGTGGTTTGATAATTTAATCAACGTGCATTCGGCGGTGCAAGGCATCGTCATCCTGTCTTTGATTTGTACTTTGGGTCTTGCCCTCGGCAAGATTCATGTCAAAGGAATCTCCCTTGGCATAGCCTTCGTATTCTTCGTGGGTATTATAGCGGGTCATCTCGGACTCTCTATTGACCAGAACATGCTGGAGTTTGCAGAAAGCTTCGGCCTTACCATGTTTGTGTATGTGCTGGGTCTTTATGTGGGTCCTAACTTCTTCGGTTCGATGCGTCACGAAGGCATTTCACTTAATCTCTGGAGTCTGGCTGTCATCCTGGTGGGAACCTTGTTCTCGCTCGGCTTGTGCTGGATTTTGCCAATCAGTCTGCCTGATATGATGGGCATTCTGTGTGGCGCCACAACCAATACGCCTGCCCTTGGTGCTGCCCAGCAGGCGTTGCAGCAGTTGGGCTTGCCTAGCGAAGGTGCGGCTCTGGGCTGCGCTGTTACTTATCCGTTGGGTGTTGTGGGCGTTATCCTGGCGATGATGCTCTTGCGCAAACTCTTTGTGAAACCGGAAGATCTGGAGATTCGCAATAATGATGATGACGACCATACGTCTATCGGACAATATGTAATCGTGAATCCTGCCCTGAACGGCAATACCATCGCAGAGATTACGATGATGACGCATCGCAAGTTCATCATCTCCCGTGTGTGGAGAGGCGAACAGGTAATTGTTCCTCAGGCTGATACGGTACTTCATACGAATGATAATGTGCTCGTGGTTACCAATAAGGAAGAGGTCTCGGCGATGCAGATTCTCTTCGGAAAGAAGGTGGATAAGGAGTGGAATAATGATAAGGTAGACTGGAATGCGATTGATGCGAAGGTAGAAAGCCGCATTATCGTTGTTACCCGTCCGGGACTGAACGGCAAGCGCCTGGGCAGTCTGCAGATGCGAAATTCCTATGGCGTGAATGTGAGCCGAGTGCTTCGTGGTGATATCCGTCTGCTTGCTACAGATGACCTCCGTCTGCAGTACGGCGACCGACTGACGGTAGTTGGCGACCCTACGAGTATCGACCATGTAGAGCAGTTTCTGGGTAATGCCGTAAAGACCCTGAACGAGCCGAACCTCGGCGCTATCTTCCTCGGAATCATTCTCGGTCTAGCCGTAGGAACCGTTCCTCTGGATATTCCTGGAATGACGGCTCCTGTACGTCTGGGTATTGCCGGTGGTCCTATCGTGATGGGTATTCTGATTGGTGCGCTGGGGCCTCGTGTGCATTTCATCTCTTATATGACGCGAAGTGCGGGGCTGATGCTGCGAGAACTGGGTCTTGCCCTCTATCTCGGTTGCCTGGGATTGGCGGCTGGTGGACAGTTCTTCGAGACGGTAGTCCGTCCGGAAGGTTTGATGTGGGTAGGCATCGGTTTCCTTATCACGGTTGTGCCTGTGGTTATCGTAGGTCTCATCATCCTGAAGACCAAGAAGTATGACTTCGGCAGTATCTGCGGAATCCTCTGTGGAAGTATGGCGAATCCGATGGCTTTGACTTACGCCAACGAGACGCTGGATGGCGATACGCCAAGTATCAGTTATGCTACGGTTTATCCGCTCGGCATGTTTATCAGAGTGGTGATAGCTCAGGTTATCGTGATGTTCTTTGTCTGA
- a CDS encoding PfkB family carbohydrate kinase translates to MKDICCIGHVTKDKIVTPSSTVYMAGGTSFYFAYAINQLPKDVSFSLITAMDPTEKEPVEKMLKAGIDVTLNPSRNTVFFENIYGDNPNDRKQRVLAKADPFTIQQLEHVEAKVFHLGSLLSDDFSPEVVAFLAKKGNVSIDVQGYLREVRDEKVYAIDWKDKLDVLKNTYYLKVNETEMETITGLKDPKEAAKLIHAWGVAEVIITLGSEGSLVYVDDTFYDIPAYPPHEVVDATGCGDTYSAGYLYKRLQGANPVEAGKFAAAMCTIKLEHNGPFNRTIQDVERIMK, encoded by the coding sequence ATGAAAGATATTTGTTGTATTGGGCACGTAACAAAGGATAAAATCGTGACCCCGAGCAGTACGGTTTACATGGCTGGCGGCACCTCTTTTTATTTTGCCTACGCCATCAACCAATTGCCAAAGGATGTAAGTTTTTCGCTCATTACGGCGATGGATCCTACCGAGAAGGAACCGGTTGAAAAGATGCTCAAGGCTGGAATAGACGTCACCTTGAACCCATCGCGCAATACGGTTTTCTTCGAGAATATTTATGGCGATAATCCCAACGACCGTAAGCAGCGTGTGCTTGCCAAGGCAGATCCTTTCACCATCCAGCAGCTGGAGCATGTAGAGGCCAAGGTCTTCCACCTGGGCAGTCTGCTGAGCGATGATTTCTCGCCAGAAGTGGTTGCCTTTCTTGCCAAGAAGGGAAATGTTTCCATCGATGTGCAGGGATATCTGCGCGAGGTGAGAGACGAGAAAGTTTACGCCATCGACTGGAAGGACAAGCTCGATGTGCTCAAGAACACCTATTATCTGAAGGTGAATGAGACAGAAATGGAGACCATTACCGGACTGAAGGACCCGAAGGAAGCCGCCAAGCTGATTCATGCCTGGGGCGTAGCCGAGGTTATCATCACCCTGGGTAGCGAGGGCTCTCTGGTTTATGTAGATGATACGTTCTACGACATTCCAGCCTATCCTCCTCATGAAGTAGTAGATGCTACCGGATGCGGCGATACCTATTCGGCAGGCTATCTCTACAAGCGCCTGCAGGGAGCCAATCCGGTAGAAGCCGGCAAGTTTGCGGCAGCCATGTGTACCATCAAACTGGAGCACAACGGACCATTCAACCGCACCATCCAGGACGTAGAACGCATCATGAAATAA
- a CDS encoding AAA domain-containing protein yields the protein MEQISPIQALLQQRTLLQLEYYTEKEAFRKLTEQMGMQRKVKRGDAWFPLQVGKSFYNSLNQTAIEVFRTSDQDIEHNFEFGRPVMFFMVKKMGKNENQGNTALQQPENASDANHKVQNSNLKGQSIKYFSFTGTVSYVDGDRMVVTVPDSAPLLELQQSTDPIGVQLSFDETSYKLMFEALDRVMKAKNNRLAYLRDLFYSHQKAGRFSFEPMKFPWLNPTQERAVNEVLWAKDVAIVHGPPGTGKTTTLVEAINETLMRESQVLVCAQSNMAVDWISEKLVDRGINVLRIGNPTRVNDKMLGFTYERRFESHADYPQLWAIRKAIRELRKNRKKGSENYHQKMDRLKSRAAEIELRINAELFGEARVIACTLVGSAHHLLEGMKFGTLFIDEAAQALEAACWIPMKRASRVILAGDHCQLPPTVKSIAALRAGLGKTLMERIAENKPEVVTLLKIQYRMNDEIMRFSSDWFYGGKVESAPQIKYRSVLDYDHPITWIDTSNEENQITIEGEDAPEDSASTSSSVSAANQNSDLNFKEQFVGESFGRINKAEAELTLLTLAEYFTKISKRRVLEERIDVGIISPYRAQVQYLKKLIKKYEFFKPYRRLISVNTVDGFQGQERDVILISLVRSNDEGQIGFLKDLRRMNVAMTRARMKLIILGNKDTMTKHPFYKKLWEYVEAINNNE from the coding sequence ATGGAACAGATTTCACCAATTCAGGCATTATTGCAGCAACGCACCCTGCTCCAGCTGGAGTATTATACCGAGAAAGAAGCCTTCCGCAAGCTTACCGAACAGATGGGCATGCAGCGGAAGGTGAAACGAGGTGATGCCTGGTTCCCGCTACAGGTGGGAAAGAGCTTTTATAATTCGCTGAACCAGACAGCCATAGAGGTTTTCCGAACCTCTGACCAGGATATCGAGCACAATTTTGAGTTCGGTCGCCCCGTCATGTTCTTTATGGTCAAGAAGATGGGCAAGAATGAGAACCAGGGCAACACAGCCCTTCAGCAGCCAGAAAACGCTTCAGACGCTAATCATAAAGTTCAAAATTCAAATCTCAAAGGTCAAAGTATAAAATATTTCTCCTTCACCGGAACCGTGAGTTATGTGGATGGCGACAGAATGGTGGTTACCGTACCCGATTCTGCCCCTCTGCTCGAACTTCAGCAGTCAACCGATCCTATCGGCGTACAGCTATCCTTTGACGAAACCAGCTACAAACTGATGTTCGAGGCCTTGGACCGCGTGATGAAGGCGAAGAACAACCGTCTGGCTTATCTCCGCGATTTATTCTATTCCCATCAGAAGGCAGGAAGATTCTCCTTCGAACCGATGAAGTTCCCTTGGCTCAATCCTACCCAGGAAAGGGCTGTGAACGAGGTGCTTTGGGCGAAGGATGTGGCCATCGTTCACGGACCTCCGGGAACCGGAAAGACTACAACCCTGGTGGAAGCCATCAACGAAACCCTGATGCGTGAGAGCCAGGTTCTGGTGTGTGCACAGAGCAATATGGCGGTAGACTGGATTTCAGAAAAACTGGTGGATAGAGGCATCAACGTGCTCCGTATCGGAAACCCGACCCGCGTGAACGACAAGATGCTGGGCTTCACCTACGAGCGCCGCTTTGAGAGCCATGCTGATTACCCTCAGCTTTGGGCAATCCGCAAGGCAATCAGGGAATTAAGAAAGAACAGAAAGAAGGGTAGCGAAAACTATCATCAGAAGATGGACAGGCTGAAGAGCCGTGCTGCTGAAATAGAACTCCGCATCAACGCAGAACTCTTTGGCGAGGCGCGTGTCATCGCCTGTACCCTCGTAGGCTCAGCCCATCATCTGCTGGAAGGCATGAAGTTCGGTACCCTCTTTATCGACGAGGCTGCGCAGGCTTTGGAAGCTGCCTGCTGGATTCCGATGAAGAGAGCCAGCCGGGTGATTCTGGCGGGCGACCATTGTCAGCTGCCGCCTACCGTAAAGAGTATTGCGGCATTAAGAGCCGGACTGGGCAAGACCCTGATGGAGCGCATCGCCGAAAACAAGCCGGAGGTGGTAACCCTGCTGAAAATCCAATACCGCATGAACGACGAAATCATGCGATTCTCCAGCGACTGGTTCTACGGGGGCAAGGTGGAGAGTGCGCCTCAAATCAAATACCGGAGCGTATTGGATTACGACCATCCGATAACGTGGATTGATACATCAAACGAGGAGAATCAGATAACGATAGAAGGAGAAGATGCTCCCGAGGATTCTGCTTCCACATCATCTTCTGTATCTGCAGCCAATCAGAATTCTGATTTGAACTTCAAGGAGCAGTTTGTGGGCGAGAGTTTCGGGCGCATCAACAAGGCAGAAGCCGAGCTAACCCTGCTGACCCTGGCGGAATACTTCACCAAGATAAGCAAACGGCGCGTTTTGGAGGAAAGAATCGATGTAGGCATCATTTCGCCTTATCGTGCCCAGGTACAATATCTCAAGAAACTCATCAAGAAGTATGAATTCTTCAAGCCTTACCGCCGTCTGATCAGCGTAAACACGGTAGATGGTTTCCAGGGGCAGGAAAGAGACGTGATCCTCATCTCCCTGGTACGTTCCAACGACGAGGGCCAGATTGGATTCCTGAAAGACCTCCGTCGCATGAACGTGGCGATGACGAGAGCCAGAATGAAGCTCATCATCCTGGGCAACAAGGACACAATGACGAAACATCCTTTCTACAAGAAACTGTGGGAGTATGTGGAAGCTATCAACAACAACGAATAA